One Yimella lutea DNA window includes the following coding sequences:
- a CDS encoding ABC transporter ATP-binding protein, with protein sequence MSTAAISEQSSRRPRLDPNAETILEVKDLQVQFPTADGVVSAVNGVSYELKLGETLAIVGESGSGKSVSSMAVMGLHDPKRTRMSGSILLDGQELVGASPQTFQKVRSNTVAMIFQDPQSSLHPFKKIGSQIAEAYLVHHKVSKSVAHKRAVEMLDRVGIPNPARRAKQYPHEFSGGMRQRAMIALGLVNDPRLLIADEPTTALDVTVQAQILDLLNDLQREFGSAIIMITHDLAVVAEVSDKVLVMYAGRGVEYGTTREVLADPRHPYTWGLLSSVPSLSAALDVPLNPVRGNPPSLLNLPKGCSFNPRCDYADRVPGDRCFTELPAFTEVPGEPGRLTRCHLAEPAEIFAAEVAPRLGK encoded by the coding sequence ATGTCCACAGCAGCAATCAGCGAACAGTCCTCCCGCCGTCCGCGGCTCGACCCCAACGCCGAGACCATCCTGGAGGTCAAGGATCTGCAGGTGCAGTTCCCGACGGCCGATGGTGTGGTCAGTGCCGTCAACGGCGTGAGCTACGAGCTCAAGCTCGGTGAAACCCTGGCGATCGTGGGGGAGTCCGGTTCGGGCAAGTCCGTGTCGTCGATGGCCGTCATGGGCCTGCACGACCCGAAGCGCACCCGGATGAGCGGGTCGATCCTGCTCGACGGACAGGAACTGGTGGGCGCGAGCCCGCAGACCTTCCAGAAGGTGCGCAGCAACACCGTGGCGATGATCTTCCAGGATCCGCAGTCTTCACTGCACCCGTTCAAGAAGATCGGAAGCCAGATCGCCGAGGCGTACCTGGTGCACCACAAGGTGTCCAAGAGTGTCGCCCACAAGCGTGCGGTCGAGATGTTGGACCGTGTCGGTATCCCGAACCCGGCCCGTCGTGCGAAGCAGTACCCGCACGAGTTCTCCGGTGGTATGCGTCAGCGCGCGATGATCGCACTCGGTCTGGTGAACGACCCGCGTCTGCTGATCGCGGACGAGCCGACCACCGCGCTCGATGTGACAGTGCAGGCACAGATTCTCGACCTGCTCAACGATCTGCAGCGCGAGTTCGGGTCGGCGATCATCATGATCACCCACGACCTTGCTGTCGTCGCGGAGGTCTCCGACAAGGTGCTGGTGATGTACGCCGGCCGCGGTGTTGAGTACGGCACCACGCGTGAGGTGCTGGCCGATCCGCGTCACCCGTACACCTGGGGCCTGTTGTCGTCGGTGCCCTCGCTGTCGGCAGCACTCGACGTGCCGTTGAACCCGGTGCGCGGCAACCCGCCGAGCCTGTTGAACCTGCCCAAGGGCTGCTCGTTCAACCCGCGGTGCGACTACGCCGACCGTGTTCCGGGAGACCGGTGCTTCACCGAACTGCCGGCGTTCACCGAGGTGCCGGGCGAACCCGGACGTCTGACCCGGTGCCACCTGGCCGAGCCCGCCGAGATCTTCGCGGCCGAGGTCGCGCCGCGACTGGGGAAGTAG
- a CDS encoding ABC transporter permease produces the protein MLVYVLRRLLMTLSVMLAAVTFTFVIFYLGPNDPAGISCTRNCTEERIAEIEKSMGLDKPKVQQYTEYVKGIAVGRTITSGGFQKECAAPCLGWSWVQDRPVKDMVFQAAPVTLSVVVGGTVVYTLFGLMFGVVAARNRGNWVDRMIVGITQFVPSVPYYILALLFFLYLMVLHPILPRSQWVPFTEDPAKWFVGLIGVWLIYGLIQATAYVRYVRAAMIDTLSGDFVRTARSKGLSERKVVVSHALRAAMAPFLTLVGLNIAADLSGAVFTERIFGLPGMGTLAIRSFDQQDLQVISGVVLVGALVVSVGNLIVDLLYGVVDPRVKLS, from the coding sequence GTGCTCGTCTACGTCCTCCGACGGCTGCTCATGACGCTCAGCGTCATGCTTGCCGCGGTGACCTTCACCTTCGTCATCTTCTATCTCGGCCCGAACGATCCCGCCGGAATTTCGTGCACCCGTAACTGCACCGAGGAGCGGATCGCGGAGATCGAAAAGAGCATGGGCCTCGACAAGCCCAAGGTTCAGCAGTACACCGAGTACGTGAAGGGGATCGCCGTCGGGCGCACGATCACCTCCGGCGGTTTCCAGAAGGAATGCGCCGCCCCCTGCCTGGGCTGGTCCTGGGTTCAGGACCGTCCGGTCAAGGACATGGTCTTCCAAGCAGCTCCGGTCACGCTGTCGGTGGTGGTCGGCGGCACCGTGGTCTACACGCTCTTCGGCTTGATGTTCGGGGTGGTGGCAGCGCGCAACAGAGGTAACTGGGTCGATCGGATGATCGTCGGTATCACCCAGTTCGTCCCGTCGGTGCCCTACTACATCCTCGCGCTGCTGTTCTTCCTGTACCTGATGGTGCTGCATCCCATTCTCCCGCGCAGTCAGTGGGTGCCATTCACCGAAGATCCTGCAAAGTGGTTCGTCGGCCTGATCGGTGTCTGGCTGATCTACGGCCTGATCCAGGCGACGGCATACGTGCGCTACGTGCGCGCCGCGATGATCGACACGCTCTCCGGTGACTTCGTCCGCACCGCCCGATCGAAGGGCCTGTCGGAGCGGAAGGTCGTCGTCAGCCACGCGTTGCGCGCTGCGATGGCACCGTTCCTGACCCTCGTCGGCCTGAACATCGCCGCGGACCTGTCCGGGGCGGTCTTCACCGAGCGCATCTTCGGTCTGCCCGGCATGGGCACCTTGGCGATTCGTTCGTTCGATCAGCAGGACCTGCAGGTCATCAGTGGCGTCGTCCTGGTCGGAGCCCTGGTCGTCAGCGTCGGCAACCTCATCGTCGACCTGCTGTACGGCGTCGTCGACCCACGCGTGAAGCTGTCCTGA
- a CDS encoding ABC transporter substrate-binding protein, with protein sequence MRWTKVVALAAAGTVSLAACGGGSPSDKKTDAGKGSSSSTSQGTAAADLQADAKGPAPEIQGAKKGGTLTIKYASVPETFDPTRAYYQDTMAILSQLVTRTLTTYKVENGKSVLVPDLATDLGKASKDGLTWTFTLKDGLKYADGTPIKAADIAYAVKRSFATEELPDGPPYVMDYLLDGDKYKGPFKDKGEYKGVVAKDDKTIEIKLKKKWPTFPYYAAFTQVSPIPQAKDTKDKYGDNPIATGPYMFDKYVKGQSLTLKKNPNWDAASDPARRQYVDSYNFQFGADIKPTQTAILASTGPDATTLNWDGVDSTLLQKVNQQKDQLVTGPDPCVTYFNIDTRSVPFEVRKAIAAAYPYDQVRKASGATSLSFSPATSYMAPQVPGFKAYAPQNGMTGQGTGDPEKAKKMLKDAGKENFEISWYYTQDNPEAVKANIARKTAFEKAGFKVKDVGVPKADARKRRAETDGKVNTLTGPAGWCYDWPAGDSVYPALFTSAVQKGGHSVGFLADKTLDAEINRIIGLDADKQGPEWNKLDEKLAKDYIPAIPLGYGKANFIFGKQVHNVVNDPNRGMPDLAQVWVG encoded by the coding sequence ATGCGCTGGACCAAGGTCGTGGCGCTGGCTGCAGCGGGCACTGTGTCGCTCGCAGCCTGCGGTGGAGGAAGCCCCTCCGACAAGAAGACCGACGCGGGCAAGGGTTCGAGCTCGTCGACCTCGCAGGGCACGGCCGCGGCCGACCTGCAGGCCGACGCCAAGGGCCCCGCTCCGGAGATCCAGGGTGCGAAGAAGGGCGGCACGCTGACCATCAAGTACGCGTCGGTGCCGGAGACCTTCGACCCGACCCGTGCCTACTACCAGGACACCATGGCCATCCTGAGCCAGCTGGTGACCCGTACGCTCACCACCTACAAGGTCGAGAACGGCAAGTCCGTCCTCGTGCCCGACCTCGCCACCGACCTGGGCAAGGCGTCGAAGGACGGCCTGACCTGGACCTTCACTCTGAAGGACGGCCTGAAGTACGCCGACGGAACCCCGATCAAGGCTGCCGACATCGCCTACGCGGTGAAGCGGTCGTTCGCCACCGAGGAACTGCCGGACGGCCCGCCGTACGTCATGGACTACCTGCTCGACGGTGACAAGTACAAGGGTCCGTTCAAGGACAAGGGCGAGTACAAGGGTGTCGTCGCCAAGGACGACAAGACCATCGAGATCAAGCTCAAGAAGAAGTGGCCGACCTTCCCGTACTACGCGGCGTTCACCCAGGTCTCCCCGATTCCGCAGGCCAAGGACACCAAGGACAAGTACGGCGACAACCCCATCGCCACCGGTCCGTACATGTTCGACAAGTACGTCAAGGGCCAGAGCCTCACCCTGAAGAAGAACCCGAACTGGGATGCTGCTTCCGACCCGGCTCGCCGCCAGTACGTCGACTCGTACAACTTCCAGTTCGGTGCCGACATCAAGCCGACCCAGACTGCGATCCTCGCCAGCACCGGTCCGGACGCCACCACCTTGAACTGGGACGGCGTCGACTCGACCCTGCTGCAGAAGGTCAACCAGCAGAAGGACCAGCTGGTCACCGGTCCGGACCCGTGTGTCACCTACTTCAACATCGACACCCGCTCCGTGCCGTTCGAGGTCCGCAAGGCGATCGCCGCTGCGTACCCGTACGACCAGGTGCGCAAGGCGTCGGGCGCGACCAGCCTAAGCTTCTCCCCGGCGACGTCGTACATGGCGCCGCAGGTGCCGGGGTTCAAGGCCTACGCCCCGCAGAACGGCATGACCGGCCAGGGTACGGGTGACCCGGAGAAGGCCAAGAAGATGCTGAAGGACGCCGGCAAGGAGAACTTCGAGATCTCCTGGTACTACACCCAGGACAACCCGGAGGCAGTCAAGGCGAACATCGCCCGCAAGACCGCGTTCGAGAAGGCCGGCTTCAAGGTCAAGGACGTCGGTGTGCCGAAGGCTGACGCTCGTAAGCGTCGCGCCGAGACCGACGGCAAGGTCAACACCCTCACTGGTCCCGCCGGATGGTGCTACGACTGGCCGGCCGGCGACTCCGTCTACCCGGCTCTGTTCACCAGCGCCGTGCAGAAGGGTGGCCACAGCGTGGGCTTCCTGGCTGACAAGACCCTCGACGCCGAGATCAACCGCATCATCGGTCTCGACGCCGACAAGCAGGGACCGGAGTGGAACAAGCTCGACGAGAAGCTGGCCAAGGACTACATCCCGGCGATCCCGCTGGGTTACGGTAAGGCCAACTTCATCTTCGGCAAGCAGGTCCACAACGTGGTCAACGACCCGAACCGCGGTATGCCGGACCTGGCCCAGGTCTGGGTCGGCTGA
- a CDS encoding ABC transporter permease, which translates to MSFNPQQVAESVSEATVEPVDTGRRGKKDKGLSTAGKSPVQIAMARLRKDKVAMICFGIIVVYVLVAIFAPALAALEGQDPATTHSDLLDVDGLPTIGQTADHWLGIEPSLGRDLFARFVYGARPSIVIGTFAAIATTVIGVTVGLLAGYFGGWIDNIVSWVIDFILSLPFLLFAIALVPIITSWFGSPLEISDDTVTKVRFGSLVFVLTFFFWAGLARLVRGEVISMREKEFVQAARALGVPTRRILFKEMLPNLVGLIIVSLTLAIPAFISAEAGLSFLGVGLKEPTASWGLTIAAAQGYYELQPLYLWVPVIAVSLLVLALSLLGDAIADAFNPNTRR; encoded by the coding sequence ATGAGCTTCAACCCGCAGCAGGTGGCCGAGTCTGTCTCGGAGGCCACCGTCGAACCGGTAGACACCGGTCGTCGTGGGAAGAAGGACAAGGGTCTGAGCACCGCCGGTAAGTCGCCGGTTCAGATCGCCATGGCGCGCCTGCGCAAGGACAAGGTCGCGATGATCTGCTTCGGCATCATCGTCGTGTACGTGCTGGTGGCCATCTTCGCTCCGGCGTTGGCCGCGCTCGAAGGGCAGGACCCCGCGACCACGCACTCCGACCTGCTGGACGTCGACGGACTTCCCACCATCGGGCAGACCGCCGACCACTGGCTGGGCATCGAACCTTCGCTCGGCCGTGACCTGTTCGCTCGCTTCGTGTACGGAGCACGTCCCTCCATCGTCATCGGCACATTCGCCGCGATCGCAACAACGGTCATCGGCGTGACGGTCGGTCTGCTGGCCGGCTACTTCGGTGGCTGGATCGACAACATCGTCTCGTGGGTCATCGACTTCATCCTGTCGCTGCCGTTCCTGCTCTTCGCCATCGCGCTGGTGCCGATCATCACCTCATGGTTCGGCTCTCCGCTGGAGATCTCCGACGACACGGTCACCAAGGTTCGCTTCGGCTCGCTGGTGTTCGTGCTCACCTTCTTCTTCTGGGCCGGCCTTGCTCGCCTGGTACGAGGCGAAGTGATCTCGATGCGCGAGAAAGAATTCGTGCAGGCCGCTCGGGCGCTGGGCGTGCCCACACGCCGGATCCTGTTCAAGGAGATGCTTCCGAACCTGGTCGGCCTGATCATCGTGTCGCTGACGTTGGCCATCCCGGCGTTCATCTCCGCCGAAGCCGGTCTGTCCTTCCTCGGTGTCGGGCTCAAGGAGCCGACGGCTTCGTGGGGTCTGACGATCGCCGCGGCACAGGGCTACTACGAATTGCAGCCCCTGTACCTGTGGGTCCCCGTGATCGCGGTCTCCCTGCTGGTGCTCGCGCTGTCGCTGCTGGGCGACGCGATCGCGGACGCGTTCAACCCGAACACCCGCCGATAA
- a CDS encoding replication-associated recombination protein A: MSDDLFAASADADPRGQGGLLPPLAVRMRPRNLDEVRGQQAVLRVGSPLRRLIEGAGGAAGPVSAILWGPPGTGKTTLAHLVAGATDRRFVELSAINAGVKDVRAVLDQAVRDKSLYGRDTVLFLDEIHRFSKAQQDALLPGVENRTIILVAATTENPSFSIIAPLLSRSVTVTLKSLDDSDIRQLITDSVADERGLAAEFVLDDEALDHLVRMAGGDGRRSLTSLEAAAGVALDRDDTATPTHITLADVEQAVATAAVRYDKTGDQHYDVASAFIKSMRGSDVDAALHYLARMLEAGEDPRFIARRVVISASEEIGMADPTALQTAVAALHAVAQIGMPEARLVLAQAVVHNCLAPKSNATYAAINAAISDVRAGRIGQVPAHLRGTGYARAAEYGSGEGYRYTHDEPNGVGPQQFLPDDLISEADYYHPSDRGWEATLGQRWATLRSTIRNHTL, encoded by the coding sequence GTGTCCGACGACCTCTTCGCCGCCTCCGCCGACGCCGACCCCAGGGGTCAGGGCGGCCTACTACCACCGCTCGCCGTGCGGATGCGGCCGCGCAACCTGGACGAGGTACGAGGGCAGCAGGCCGTACTCCGTGTCGGCAGCCCGCTTCGCCGGTTGATCGAGGGCGCCGGGGGAGCGGCCGGTCCGGTTTCGGCGATCCTGTGGGGGCCGCCCGGCACCGGCAAGACGACACTCGCGCACCTGGTGGCCGGCGCCACCGACCGCAGGTTCGTCGAGCTCTCGGCGATCAATGCGGGAGTCAAGGACGTCCGGGCGGTGCTGGACCAGGCGGTGCGCGACAAGTCCCTCTACGGGCGCGACACAGTCCTGTTCCTCGACGAGATCCATCGGTTCAGCAAGGCGCAGCAGGACGCATTGCTGCCCGGTGTGGAGAACCGGACGATCATCCTGGTCGCGGCCACGACCGAGAATCCGTCCTTCTCGATCATCGCCCCACTGCTGTCCCGGTCGGTCACAGTCACACTGAAGTCGTTGGACGACAGCGATATTCGTCAACTGATCACCGACTCGGTGGCCGACGAGCGCGGCCTTGCTGCCGAGTTCGTGCTGGACGACGAAGCTCTCGACCACCTCGTCCGGATGGCCGGCGGTGACGGACGGCGTTCGCTCACCTCGCTCGAGGCGGCCGCAGGTGTCGCGCTCGACCGTGACGACACCGCGACGCCGACCCACATCACGCTTGCCGACGTGGAGCAGGCAGTAGCGACGGCGGCGGTGCGCTACGACAAGACCGGCGACCAGCACTACGACGTCGCCTCGGCCTTCATCAAGTCGATGCGGGGAAGCGATGTCGACGCCGCGCTGCACTACCTCGCCCGTATGTTGGAGGCGGGTGAGGACCCGCGCTTCATCGCCAGGCGGGTGGTCATCTCCGCCTCGGAGGAGATCGGGATGGCCGATCCGACGGCACTGCAGACGGCCGTCGCGGCCCTGCACGCTGTCGCCCAGATCGGCATGCCCGAAGCGCGTCTGGTGCTCGCCCAGGCAGTGGTACACAATTGTCTGGCTCCGAAGTCGAACGCGACCTATGCGGCGATCAACGCGGCCATCTCCGACGTCCGGGCCGGCCGGATCGGGCAGGTTCCGGCCCACCTGCGCGGCACCGGCTATGCGCGCGCCGCCGAGTACGGCAGTGGCGAGGGCTACCGCTACACGCACGACGAACCCAATGGCGTTGGGCCGCAACAGTTCCTGCCCGACGATCTGATCTCAGAAGCGGACTATTACCACCCGTCCGACAGGGGCTGGGAAGCGACCCTGGGACAGCGTTGGGCGACCCTTCGCAGCACCATCCGGAACCACACCTTGTGA
- a CDS encoding GNAT family N-acetyltransferase, with amino-acid sequence MNLQLRTLSGRDELLAASGDDPYVRWECDAALVDQAWALGSAVAFLRRGHHRRNVHLNVCGPEHDAAPLLDAIVAAGLPPEADGISIDQHLFPLAQRHFTFGRGGDWDWMWTVDTPPVVPHLDHLDELDDTLDAAELLALNEIGNPTAESRPGEGATELWLGIREEGRIVAAGAMHRTGAGAPHLAGIVTHPDARGRGFGAAVTAGLTTAALDRSGVSTLGMYSDNDTGRRLYHRLGYRTAHAWASRGFAETPIGSQ; translated from the coding sequence GTGAACCTGCAGCTACGAACCCTGAGCGGACGTGACGAACTCCTTGCCGCGAGCGGCGACGACCCCTATGTGCGTTGGGAATGCGATGCCGCCCTGGTCGATCAGGCGTGGGCGCTCGGATCGGCCGTGGCGTTCCTGCGCCGCGGCCACCATCGTCGCAACGTTCACCTGAACGTCTGCGGCCCGGAGCACGATGCCGCTCCCCTGCTGGACGCGATCGTCGCGGCAGGCTTGCCGCCGGAGGCAGACGGCATCTCGATCGACCAGCATCTCTTCCCGCTCGCGCAGCGCCATTTCACCTTCGGCCGAGGTGGCGACTGGGACTGGATGTGGACGGTGGACACGCCACCTGTCGTGCCTCACCTCGATCACTTGGACGAACTGGACGATACGTTGGACGCCGCAGAACTGTTGGCGCTGAACGAGATCGGTAACCCGACTGCTGAATCTCGTCCGGGCGAGGGCGCAACCGAACTGTGGCTCGGCATCCGCGAGGAGGGTCGCATCGTTGCTGCCGGAGCAATGCACCGCACGGGTGCAGGTGCGCCACACCTCGCCGGCATCGTCACCCACCCAGACGCCCGTGGACGTGGCTTCGGCGCAGCCGTGACTGCCGGACTGACGACCGCGGCACTCGACCGCTCGGGCGTCAGCACGCTCGGGATGTACTCCGACAACGACACGGGTCGTCGGCTCTACCACCGTCTCGGCTACCGCACCGCTCACGCCTGGGCGTCCCGCGGGTTCGCCGAGACACCCATCGGCTCGCAGTGA
- a CDS encoding thioesterase family protein, whose translation MTDFDDAIALTSAADGTYRGSLSDEWSIGEAVNGGLLMALSTVAVVDAVPEHHAHPLTWSGVFLSPAVPGEVTVAPTVLRTGRTMSTAEVIVRQGDSERFRALVTMGDVSSHAEPVRKHSPMPTFPDVEHCVSASEAPPSALTKSGLLQRFDMRLDPATVGWALGDPSGMGEIRGWIRFADGREPDPLSLLTFLDAFPPVAFDLGSVGWVPTIEFTGYVRAVPAAGWLAIRLRTSTVTGNLLEEDAEVWDSTGRLVAQSRQLASARFAA comes from the coding sequence ATGACCGACTTCGATGACGCGATCGCGCTGACCTCCGCTGCCGACGGCACCTACCGCGGATCGCTTTCGGACGAGTGGAGCATCGGCGAGGCGGTGAACGGCGGGCTGCTGATGGCCCTCTCCACCGTCGCTGTGGTCGACGCTGTTCCGGAGCACCACGCGCACCCCCTCACCTGGAGTGGGGTCTTCCTCTCCCCCGCGGTACCCGGCGAGGTGACGGTCGCACCGACCGTCCTGCGTACCGGTCGGACCATGTCGACCGCCGAAGTGATTGTGCGACAGGGAGATTCAGAACGCTTCCGGGCGCTGGTGACGATGGGCGACGTGTCGTCGCACGCCGAACCGGTGCGCAAGCACAGCCCGATGCCGACCTTCCCGGACGTCGAGCACTGTGTGTCGGCCTCCGAGGCGCCGCCGTCCGCGCTGACGAAGTCGGGGCTGCTCCAGCGCTTCGACATGCGACTGGATCCCGCGACCGTCGGCTGGGCGCTCGGCGACCCCAGTGGGATGGGCGAGATCCGCGGTTGGATCAGGTTCGCCGACGGGCGCGAACCGGATCCGTTGTCGCTGTTGACTTTCCTGGACGCGTTCCCGCCGGTTGCGTTCGACCTGGGCTCGGTGGGTTGGGTGCCGACGATCGAGTTCACCGGCTACGTTCGCGCCGTCCCGGCGGCGGGTTGGCTCGCGATCCGGCTGCGTACTTCGACGGTCACCGGCAACCTGCTGGAGGAGGACGCCGAGGTCTGGGACTCCACCGGCCGACTGGTGGCGCAGTCGCGCCAACTGGCCTCTGCTCGCTTCGCCGCCTGA
- a CDS encoding HAD family hydrolase: MAIKAILWDCDGVLQHPAHDWDDALSRLGGAEFTAALFEAEHAALRGERSLRDVVADLVDLHPVAVSVEDVLALWSLFEADEPAWQVVDDARAAGVRCVLATNQQDIRVELMRHERKYDDRVDGAYYSSEIGHMKPSREFFEAILADLDIEAQEALFVDDVLSNIESARSLGIVAVHHDPASGAAELRREVAEHIPDLRQ, encoded by the coding sequence GTGGCGATCAAGGCGATCCTCTGGGACTGCGACGGCGTGCTCCAGCACCCTGCCCACGACTGGGACGACGCGCTGTCGCGGCTGGGCGGTGCCGAGTTCACCGCCGCTCTCTTCGAGGCCGAGCACGCGGCGCTGCGCGGTGAGCGCTCCCTGCGGGATGTCGTCGCCGATCTGGTCGATCTGCACCCTGTGGCCGTGTCGGTCGAGGACGTGCTGGCTCTCTGGTCGCTCTTCGAAGCGGACGAACCGGCCTGGCAGGTGGTCGACGACGCACGGGCGGCCGGTGTTCGGTGCGTGCTTGCGACCAATCAGCAGGACATCCGGGTCGAGTTGATGCGCCACGAGCGCAAGTACGACGACCGGGTCGACGGTGCCTACTACTCATCCGAGATCGGCCACATGAAGCCGTCCCGCGAGTTCTTCGAGGCGATACTCGCCGACTTGGACATCGAGGCACAGGAGGCGCTCTTCGTCGACGATGTTCTGAGCAACATCGAGAGCGCTCGGTCGCTGGGCATCGTTGCGGTGCATCATGATCCGGCGTCCGGCGCCGCTGAGTTGCGGCGCGAGGTAGCGGAGCACATCCCCGACCTGCGGCAGTAG
- the aspS gene encoding aspartate--tRNA ligase, with amino-acid sequence MLRTHQAGTLRAAETGQTVTLTGWVGRRRDHGGVAFIDLRDASGVVQVVARDEVLTGSAHDLRNEYCIKVVGTVQPRDAKDVNPELPTGEIDVVAEEIEVLSESAALPFQIDERVTVGEEARLKHRYLDLRRPAQGNAIRMRSKVNAAARAVLAERDFVEIETPTLTRSTPEGARDFLVPARLAPGSWYALPQSPQLFKQLLMVAGMERYYQIARCYRDEDFRADRQPEFTQLDIEMSFVEQDDIIELGEAIAKALWQVIGVELPTPFPRMTYADAMAKYGSDKPDLRFGNELVECTDLFKDTTFRVFQAPYVGAVVMPGGASQPRRQLDAWQDWAKQRGAKGLAYVLLQQDGELTGPVAKNLSDAEKAALPAHVGAKPGDCIFFAAGDVKSSRALLGAARLEIGKRCGLIDESAWSFLWVLDAPLFEPAADAVASGDVAVGSGKWTAVHHAFTMPKKEYLDSFDTDPGEALAYAYDMVCNGNEIGGGSIRIHRKDIQERVFEVMGLSKEDAQEKFGFLLDAFSFGAPPHGGIAFGWDRICALLAGTDSIREVIAFPKSGGGYDPLTAAPAPITSAQRKEAGVDAKPQQPKAAAQGADEVNPNQS; translated from the coding sequence ATGCTTCGTACTCATCAGGCCGGCACGCTGCGCGCGGCGGAGACCGGACAGACCGTCACCCTCACCGGATGGGTCGGGCGTCGCCGAGACCACGGTGGTGTGGCCTTCATCGACCTGCGCGACGCCAGCGGTGTCGTTCAGGTCGTCGCCCGCGACGAGGTGCTCACCGGCAGCGCGCACGACCTGCGCAACGAGTACTGCATCAAGGTCGTCGGCACCGTGCAGCCGCGCGACGCGAAGGACGTCAACCCCGAGCTGCCGACCGGCGAGATCGACGTCGTTGCCGAGGAGATCGAGGTGCTCAGCGAGTCCGCCGCGCTGCCGTTCCAGATCGACGAACGAGTCACCGTCGGTGAGGAGGCTCGCCTCAAGCACCGCTACCTCGACCTGCGTCGTCCGGCACAGGGCAACGCCATCCGCATGCGTTCCAAGGTGAACGCCGCCGCCCGGGCCGTGCTTGCCGAGCGCGACTTCGTCGAGATCGAGACGCCGACCCTGACTCGGTCCACCCCTGAGGGCGCTCGCGACTTCCTGGTGCCCGCACGCCTGGCGCCGGGAAGCTGGTACGCGCTGCCGCAGAGCCCGCAGTTGTTCAAACAGCTGCTCATGGTCGCCGGCATGGAGCGCTACTACCAGATCGCACGTTGCTACCGCGACGAGGACTTCCGCGCCGACCGTCAGCCGGAGTTCACCCAGCTCGACATCGAGATGAGCTTCGTCGAACAGGACGACATCATCGAACTCGGCGAGGCGATCGCCAAGGCGTTGTGGCAGGTCATCGGCGTCGAACTGCCGACGCCGTTCCCGCGCATGACCTACGCCGACGCGATGGCCAAGTACGGCTCGGACAAGCCCGACCTGCGCTTCGGCAACGAACTCGTCGAGTGCACCGACCTGTTCAAGGACACCACCTTCCGCGTGTTCCAGGCACCGTACGTCGGTGCGGTTGTCATGCCCGGCGGAGCCTCGCAGCCCCGCCGTCAGTTGGACGCATGGCAGGACTGGGCCAAGCAGCGCGGCGCCAAGGGCCTTGCCTACGTGCTGCTGCAGCAGGACGGCGAGCTCACCGGACCGGTCGCCAAGAACCTCTCGGACGCCGAGAAGGCAGCGTTGCCGGCGCATGTGGGAGCCAAGCCGGGCGACTGCATATTCTTCGCCGCCGGCGACGTCAAGAGTTCGCGCGCCCTGCTCGGCGCGGCTCGTCTGGAGATCGGCAAGCGCTGCGGCCTCATCGACGAATCAGCCTGGTCGTTCCTGTGGGTGCTCGACGCCCCGCTGTTCGAACCGGCCGCGGACGCCGTCGCCTCCGGTGACGTCGCCGTCGGCTCCGGCAAGTGGACCGCCGTGCACCACGCGTTCACCATGCCGAAGAAGGAGTACCTCGACAGCTTCGACACCGACCCGGGCGAGGCGCTCGCGTACGCCTACGACATGGTCTGCAACGGCAACGAGATCGGCGGAGGCTCGATCCGTATCCACCGCAAGGACATTCAGGAGCGGGTGTTCGAGGTGATGGGTCTGTCCAAGGAAGACGCGCAGGAGAAGTTCGGCTTCCTCCTGGACGCGTTCTCCTTCGGCGCACCCCCGCACGGTGGAATCGCCTTCGGCTGGGACCGCATCTGCGCCCTGCTCGCCGGCACCGACTCGATCCGCGAGGTCATTGCGTTCCCGAAGTCGGGTGGCGGTTACGACCCGCTGACCGCGGCACCGGCACCGATCACGTCGGCGCAGCGCAAGGAGGCCGGCGTAGACGCCAAGCCGCAGCAGCCGAAGGCTGCGGCGCAAGGTGCCGACGAGGTCAACCCGAACCAGAGTTGA
- a CDS encoding YchJ family protein, whose protein sequence is MTDLHCPMCPCDSLLPYDACCGPLLSTDRLATTAQELMRSRYTAYFYGNREHLWRTWHPKTRPNPVTVDPETEWTGLTVHETVDGGPDDETGVVEFTATHKGGLVHERSTFARRAGRWFYLSDEG, encoded by the coding sequence ATGACCGATCTGCACTGCCCGATGTGTCCGTGTGACTCGCTGCTGCCCTACGACGCGTGCTGCGGCCCGTTGCTGTCCACCGACCGGCTCGCGACGACCGCGCAGGAGCTGATGCGCTCGCGGTACACCGCCTACTTCTACGGCAACCGCGAACACCTTTGGCGCACATGGCATCCCAAGACGCGACCGAACCCGGTGACGGTCGACCCGGAGACCGAATGGACAGGCCTCACGGTTCACGAAACGGTCGACGGTGGCCCGGACGACGAAACCGGCGTCGTCGAGTTCACCGCCACCCACAAGGGCGGTCTGGTGCACGAACGCAGCACCTTCGCACGCCGCGCCGGACGCTGGTTCTACCTCTCCGACGAAGGCTGA